One window of the Zea mays cultivar B73 chromosome 3, Zm-B73-REFERENCE-NAM-5.0, whole genome shotgun sequence genome contains the following:
- the LOC100273891 gene encoding protein NETWORKED 4A isoform X1, with protein MQKLFTATSPPVVRPPVILQQFPYFSLSKKKESESHTVTPHGWRAARHHVGEFIRLSISPTYPSPLHRPSLPPPVPKEGLRSGWPTTKNTRCGLRLRSRYSSVNKKFLQSDTASSFPSAICEAMKPPLERNPTKKRHSWWWDSHISPKNSKWLAENLEEMDKQVKEMLQLIEEDGDSFAKKAQMYYQRRPMLVTHVENFYRMYRALAERYDNVTGELRKNIPTRLQTTGFLTSSEYGSELQRSPSPSPEPLQRSWTREQSPRAAGFDFFLSNRSNDSPPVYRKEPEDAASQSESDAKSADGEDDGIAYTLHQRVLELEDELNATNQKLQDANEKLEVLEEKSLRCHCDYKENGNGAQRTTEVSGKEGELEAEIVNLQEQADSARRRFEEALSERDGEISKLKQELAGASEKLQREKYANGVQVSELQRSVEHIRSELERVSEEKLLSENKIKELEAANAEADKYGHELTRAAEKISEEKFALEAEILTMRQNIEDLKSRIESLAREKSLLKSWFEDLEQVVGRGRGIFAD; from the exons ATGCAAAAGCTGTTCACAGCCACATCACCTCCTGTAGTCCGCCCGCCCGTCATCCTGCAGCAATTTCCTTATTTTTCTCTATCAAAGAAAAAAGAGAGCGAGTCTCACACGGTCACACCACATGGCTGGCGAGCGGCACGTCACCATGTGGGAGAATTTATTCGCTTGTCCATTTCTCCCACATACCCCTCCCCTCTCCACCGCCCATCTCTTCCTCCTCCAGTCCCGAAGGAAGGTCTCAGGTCTGGCTGGCCTACCACCAAGAACACACGCTGCGGCCTGCGGCTGCGGTCACGCTACTCAAGTGTGAACAAAAAG TTTCTTCAGTCCGACACCGCTTCTAGCTTCCCCTCGGCGATCTGTGAAGCTATGAAGCCACCTCTCGAGAGGAACCCGACTAAGAAGCGCCACTCGTGGTGGTGGGACAGTCACATTAGCCCTAAGAACTCGAAATGGCTCGCCGAAAATCTCGAAG AAATGGACAAGCAAGTGAAGGAAATGCTCCAGCTGATCGAGGAGGACGGCGACTCCTTCGCTAAGAAAGCGCAAATGTATTACCAGAGGCGTCCGATGCTCGTCACCCACGTCGAGAACTTCTACCGTATGTATCGTGCTCTAGCCGAGCGCTATGACAATGTAACCGGCGAGCTGCGCAAGAACATCCCTACAAGGCTGCAGACAACCGGATTTTTAACCAGTTCAGAGTACGGTTCTGAGCTGCAGAGGTCGCCCTCACCGTCTCCTGAGCCGTTACAGAGGTCGTGGACAAGGGAGCAGAGCCCTAGGGCCGCTGGCTTCGACTTCTTCCTGAGCAATAGGAGCAATGACTCGCCACCTGTCTACAGGAAGGAACCCGAGGACGCGGCATCGCAGTCGGAGTCTGACGCGAAGTCTGCAGACGGTGAGGATGATGGCATCGCCTACACGCTGCACCAGAGAGTTCTTGAGCTAGAGGACGAGCTCAATGCGACAAACCAGAAACTACAAGATGCAAACGAGAAGCTTGAGGTTCTGGAGGAAAAGAGCTTGAGGTGCCATTGCGATTATAAAGAGAATGGAAACGGTGCTCAGCGAACTACAGAAGTTTCAGGCAAAGAGGGGGAGCTGGAAGCCGAAATCGTCAATCTCCAGGAGCAAGCGGACTCGGCAAGAAGGCGATTCGAAGAGGCATTGTCTGAACGAGATGGAGAAATCAGCAAGCTAAAGCAAGAGCTTGCTGGTGCTTCTGAGAAGCTGCAGCGAGAGAAGTACGCCAATGGCGTGCAGGTATCTGAGCTGCAGCGATCGGTTGAACACATCAGGTCCGAACTAGAGAGAGTTTCTGAAGAGAAACTACTGTCCGAGAACAAGATTAAGGAGCTGGAGGCAGCAAACGCTGAAGCCGATAAGTACGGCCACGAGCTCACGCGAGCTGCCGAGAAGATTTCCGAGGAGAAGTTCGCGCTCGAAGCTGAGATCCTCACGATGCGGCAGAACATTGAAGATCTGAAATCCAGGATCGAGAGCCTCGCTCGAGAGAAGTCCCTGCTCAAATCATGGTTTGAGGACTTGGAGCAAGTCGTGGGGCGAGGAAGGGGCATCTTCGCCGATTAA
- the LOC100273891 gene encoding protein NETWORKED 4A isoform X2: protein MQKLFTATSPPVVRPPVILQQFPYFSLSKKKESESHTVTPHGWRAARHHVGEFIRLSISPTYPSPLHRPSLPPPVPKEGLRSGWPTTKNTRCGLRLRSRYSSVNKKSDTASSFPSAICEAMKPPLERNPTKKRHSWWWDSHISPKNSKWLAENLEEMDKQVKEMLQLIEEDGDSFAKKAQMYYQRRPMLVTHVENFYRMYRALAERYDNVTGELRKNIPTRLQTTGFLTSSEYGSELQRSPSPSPEPLQRSWTREQSPRAAGFDFFLSNRSNDSPPVYRKEPEDAASQSESDAKSADGEDDGIAYTLHQRVLELEDELNATNQKLQDANEKLEVLEEKSLRCHCDYKENGNGAQRTTEVSGKEGELEAEIVNLQEQADSARRRFEEALSERDGEISKLKQELAGASEKLQREKYANGVQVSELQRSVEHIRSELERVSEEKLLSENKIKELEAANAEADKYGHELTRAAEKISEEKFALEAEILTMRQNIEDLKSRIESLAREKSLLKSWFEDLEQVVGRGRGIFAD, encoded by the exons ATGCAAAAGCTGTTCACAGCCACATCACCTCCTGTAGTCCGCCCGCCCGTCATCCTGCAGCAATTTCCTTATTTTTCTCTATCAAAGAAAAAAGAGAGCGAGTCTCACACGGTCACACCACATGGCTGGCGAGCGGCACGTCACCATGTGGGAGAATTTATTCGCTTGTCCATTTCTCCCACATACCCCTCCCCTCTCCACCGCCCATCTCTTCCTCCTCCAGTCCCGAAGGAAGGTCTCAGGTCTGGCTGGCCTACCACCAAGAACACACGCTGCGGCCTGCGGCTGCGGTCACGCTACTCAAGTGTGAACAAAAAG TCCGACACCGCTTCTAGCTTCCCCTCGGCGATCTGTGAAGCTATGAAGCCACCTCTCGAGAGGAACCCGACTAAGAAGCGCCACTCGTGGTGGTGGGACAGTCACATTAGCCCTAAGAACTCGAAATGGCTCGCCGAAAATCTCGAAG AAATGGACAAGCAAGTGAAGGAAATGCTCCAGCTGATCGAGGAGGACGGCGACTCCTTCGCTAAGAAAGCGCAAATGTATTACCAGAGGCGTCCGATGCTCGTCACCCACGTCGAGAACTTCTACCGTATGTATCGTGCTCTAGCCGAGCGCTATGACAATGTAACCGGCGAGCTGCGCAAGAACATCCCTACAAGGCTGCAGACAACCGGATTTTTAACCAGTTCAGAGTACGGTTCTGAGCTGCAGAGGTCGCCCTCACCGTCTCCTGAGCCGTTACAGAGGTCGTGGACAAGGGAGCAGAGCCCTAGGGCCGCTGGCTTCGACTTCTTCCTGAGCAATAGGAGCAATGACTCGCCACCTGTCTACAGGAAGGAACCCGAGGACGCGGCATCGCAGTCGGAGTCTGACGCGAAGTCTGCAGACGGTGAGGATGATGGCATCGCCTACACGCTGCACCAGAGAGTTCTTGAGCTAGAGGACGAGCTCAATGCGACAAACCAGAAACTACAAGATGCAAACGAGAAGCTTGAGGTTCTGGAGGAAAAGAGCTTGAGGTGCCATTGCGATTATAAAGAGAATGGAAACGGTGCTCAGCGAACTACAGAAGTTTCAGGCAAAGAGGGGGAGCTGGAAGCCGAAATCGTCAATCTCCAGGAGCAAGCGGACTCGGCAAGAAGGCGATTCGAAGAGGCATTGTCTGAACGAGATGGAGAAATCAGCAAGCTAAAGCAAGAGCTTGCTGGTGCTTCTGAGAAGCTGCAGCGAGAGAAGTACGCCAATGGCGTGCAGGTATCTGAGCTGCAGCGATCGGTTGAACACATCAGGTCCGAACTAGAGAGAGTTTCTGAAGAGAAACTACTGTCCGAGAACAAGATTAAGGAGCTGGAGGCAGCAAACGCTGAAGCCGATAAGTACGGCCACGAGCTCACGCGAGCTGCCGAGAAGATTTCCGAGGAGAAGTTCGCGCTCGAAGCTGAGATCCTCACGATGCGGCAGAACATTGAAGATCTGAAATCCAGGATCGAGAGCCTCGCTCGAGAGAAGTCCCTGCTCAAATCATGGTTTGAGGACTTGGAGCAAGTCGTGGGGCGAGGAAGGGGCATCTTCGCCGATTAA
- the LOC100273891 gene encoding protein NETWORKED 4A isoform X3, with the protein MKPPLERNPTKKRHSWWWDSHISPKNSKWLAENLEEMDKQVKEMLQLIEEDGDSFAKKAQMYYQRRPMLVTHVENFYRMYRALAERYDNVTGELRKNIPTRLQTTGFLTSSEYGSELQRSPSPSPEPLQRSWTREQSPRAAGFDFFLSNRSNDSPPVYRKEPEDAASQSESDAKSADGEDDGIAYTLHQRVLELEDELNATNQKLQDANEKLEVLEEKSLRCHCDYKENGNGAQRTTEVSGKEGELEAEIVNLQEQADSARRRFEEALSERDGEISKLKQELAGASEKLQREKYANGVQVSELQRSVEHIRSELERVSEEKLLSENKIKELEAANAEADKYGHELTRAAEKISEEKFALEAEILTMRQNIEDLKSRIESLAREKSLLKSWFEDLEQVVGRGRGIFAD; encoded by the exons ATGAAGCCACCTCTCGAGAGGAACCCGACTAAGAAGCGCCACTCGTGGTGGTGGGACAGTCACATTAGCCCTAAGAACTCGAAATGGCTCGCCGAAAATCTCGAAG AAATGGACAAGCAAGTGAAGGAAATGCTCCAGCTGATCGAGGAGGACGGCGACTCCTTCGCTAAGAAAGCGCAAATGTATTACCAGAGGCGTCCGATGCTCGTCACCCACGTCGAGAACTTCTACCGTATGTATCGTGCTCTAGCCGAGCGCTATGACAATGTAACCGGCGAGCTGCGCAAGAACATCCCTACAAGGCTGCAGACAACCGGATTTTTAACCAGTTCAGAGTACGGTTCTGAGCTGCAGAGGTCGCCCTCACCGTCTCCTGAGCCGTTACAGAGGTCGTGGACAAGGGAGCAGAGCCCTAGGGCCGCTGGCTTCGACTTCTTCCTGAGCAATAGGAGCAATGACTCGCCACCTGTCTACAGGAAGGAACCCGAGGACGCGGCATCGCAGTCGGAGTCTGACGCGAAGTCTGCAGACGGTGAGGATGATGGCATCGCCTACACGCTGCACCAGAGAGTTCTTGAGCTAGAGGACGAGCTCAATGCGACAAACCAGAAACTACAAGATGCAAACGAGAAGCTTGAGGTTCTGGAGGAAAAGAGCTTGAGGTGCCATTGCGATTATAAAGAGAATGGAAACGGTGCTCAGCGAACTACAGAAGTTTCAGGCAAAGAGGGGGAGCTGGAAGCCGAAATCGTCAATCTCCAGGAGCAAGCGGACTCGGCAAGAAGGCGATTCGAAGAGGCATTGTCTGAACGAGATGGAGAAATCAGCAAGCTAAAGCAAGAGCTTGCTGGTGCTTCTGAGAAGCTGCAGCGAGAGAAGTACGCCAATGGCGTGCAGGTATCTGAGCTGCAGCGATCGGTTGAACACATCAGGTCCGAACTAGAGAGAGTTTCTGAAGAGAAACTACTGTCCGAGAACAAGATTAAGGAGCTGGAGGCAGCAAACGCTGAAGCCGATAAGTACGGCCACGAGCTCACGCGAGCTGCCGAGAAGATTTCCGAGGAGAAGTTCGCGCTCGAAGCTGAGATCCTCACGATGCGGCAGAACATTGAAGATCTGAAATCCAGGATCGAGAGCCTCGCTCGAGAGAAGTCCCTGCTCAAATCATGGTTTGAGGACTTGGAGCAAGTCGTGGGGCGAGGAAGGGGCATCTTCGCCGATTAA